One stretch of Pandoraea oxalativorans DNA includes these proteins:
- the hemC gene encoding hydroxymethylbilane synthase, whose amino-acid sequence MNFAAPETLVIASRESRLAMWQAEHVRDALHKLYPQCHVSILGMTTRGDQILDRSLAKVGGKGLFVKELELALADGRADLAVHSLKDVPMQLPDGFTLAAVLKREDPCDAFVSNDYDSLDALPAGAVVGTSSLRREVSLRARYPHLQVAPLRGNLDTRLGKLDRGDFAAIILAAAGLKRLGLGSRIRAIIPTDASLPAAGQGALGIEVRAGRPEILQWLAPLHDANTTLAVSAERAVSRALGGSCQVPLGAYAEFSPQGELALRAFIASTDGATVLRAQGVGRIAQGDVAGAEALGQRVAQELIDAGGLALVPPSEPKDAAV is encoded by the coding sequence ATGAACTTCGCTGCTCCTGAAACCCTGGTGATCGCATCGCGCGAGAGCCGTCTTGCCATGTGGCAAGCCGAACACGTGCGTGACGCGCTGCACAAATTATATCCGCAGTGTCACGTGAGTATTCTCGGAATGACCACTCGCGGTGACCAAATTCTCGACCGCTCGCTCGCGAAGGTCGGCGGCAAGGGCCTGTTCGTCAAGGAACTCGAACTGGCGCTGGCCGACGGCCGTGCCGATCTCGCCGTCCACTCCCTCAAAGACGTGCCGATGCAACTGCCGGACGGCTTCACGCTGGCCGCTGTGCTTAAGCGCGAAGACCCTTGCGACGCCTTCGTCAGCAACGATTACGACAGCCTCGACGCATTGCCCGCCGGGGCGGTGGTCGGCACGTCGAGCCTGCGCCGCGAGGTGAGTCTGCGCGCACGCTATCCGCATCTCCAGGTCGCGCCGCTGCGCGGCAACCTGGACACCCGTCTGGGCAAGCTGGACCGGGGCGACTTCGCGGCGATCATCCTCGCAGCCGCTGGCCTGAAGCGCCTTGGACTGGGCAGCCGCATCCGCGCCATCATCCCGACCGACGCGAGCCTGCCGGCCGCCGGTCAGGGGGCGCTGGGCATCGAGGTGCGCGCCGGACGTCCCGAAATCTTGCAATGGCTCGCACCGTTGCACGATGCCAACACCACGCTCGCGGTCAGCGCCGAGCGCGCCGTCTCGCGAGCGCTGGGTGGCTCGTGTCAGGTGCCGTTGGGCGCTTACGCCGAGTTCTCGCCGCAGGGCGAGCTGGCGCTGCGCGCCTTCATTGCGTCGACGGACGGGGCGACCGTGCTTCGTGCGCAAGGGGTCGGGCGCATCGCACAGGGGGACGTGGCGGGTGCCGAGGCGCTGGGGCAGCGCGTGGCGCAGGAACTGATCGACGCGGGCGGGTTGGCGCTGGTGCCGCCGTCCGAGCCCAAGGACGCCGCCGTTTGA
- the aroQ gene encoding gamma subclass chorismate mutase AroQ: MFVTSTLLGLGAATHLAYASPALAALVAADPAVVPAVVPAETSAPSLAEPNASDPPSHTLAAAPHGVRGFAVRLVSQAMAGAPAHPSREVRPRPVVDPVLDPLMNGILKRLAISEAVARNKYGSGKAVQDTAREQALLDSMGEQAPQYGLTPAQARTFFRLQIEAGKLVQTALLARWTRDGHAPGEPVDLGTRLRPALDKLGTSLLHDLGRLCALPDDPTRLARIHQARERIARAAKLEALQRAAFDEATSGLCLSAPPRIWTLSMAATPH, translated from the coding sequence TTGTTCGTCACTTCTACGCTGCTGGGACTGGGTGCAGCTACGCACTTGGCGTATGCCAGCCCGGCCTTAGCCGCGCTCGTAGCCGCTGACCCAGCCGTTGTTCCAGCCGTTGTCCCAGCCGAAACGTCAGCGCCCTCCCTCGCTGAGCCGAACGCCAGCGACCCGCCCTCTCACACGCTGGCGGCCGCGCCGCATGGCGTTCGCGGCTTCGCGGTGCGTCTCGTGTCGCAAGCGATGGCGGGTGCGCCAGCCCATCCGTCACGCGAAGTCAGGCCGCGTCCGGTCGTCGACCCGGTGCTCGATCCGCTGATGAACGGCATTCTCAAGCGGCTGGCAATCAGCGAAGCCGTGGCGCGCAACAAGTACGGTTCGGGCAAAGCCGTGCAGGACACGGCGCGCGAACAGGCATTGCTCGACAGCATGGGCGAGCAGGCCCCGCAGTACGGCCTCACGCCTGCGCAGGCCCGCACCTTCTTCCGTCTCCAGATCGAGGCGGGCAAGCTCGTGCAGACGGCGTTGCTGGCGCGCTGGACGCGCGACGGCCATGCGCCGGGCGAGCCGGTGGATCTGGGCACGCGCCTGCGTCCGGCGCTCGACAAGCTGGGCACCTCGCTGCTGCACGACCTCGGCCGTCTGTGCGCCCTGCCGGACGACCCGACGCGCCTGGCGCGCATCCATCAGGCCCGCGAGCGCATCGCCCGCGCCGCGAAGCTCGAAGCGCTGCAACGGGCGGCGTTCGACGAAGCGACGTCCGGCCTGTGTCTGTCTGCCCCACCGCGCATCTGGACGCTCTCGATGGCGGCAACGCCCCACTAG
- a CDS encoding heme biosynthesis HemY N-terminal domain-containing protein, translating into MRGLIWLTLLFAVAAGFAVLATFNHGQVVMLVPPYRIDVSLNLFVLALLALFVALYVIVRVLRNIYKMPERVAAYRNRQRSRRANIALRDAVANLFAGRYTRAEKAAREAAEQDDNRGVAAIIGARAAHRMREFARRDAWLTEAQGANLEEARLLQTAELRVDTRDAEGALEALTEMRAQGARRMQAQLVALRAHQHLKHWPEVLNLLKVLEKREALHPALAAKLKQTASEGILRDHRHDADALLKCWQELPADARTSARTADVAAELLISLDRPREARDIVEAALAEHWDGRLLRRYAECAGADALPLIQKAEAWQQRHPNDPDLLYALGKLCQHQRLWGKAQTFLEGALRHTADRHLQQRLHLALAQLFEGLGQMDQANRHYRACATA; encoded by the coding sequence ATGCGAGGACTGATCTGGTTGACGCTCCTGTTTGCGGTAGCGGCCGGCTTCGCGGTGCTGGCCACGTTCAATCACGGACAGGTGGTCATGCTGGTGCCGCCGTACCGTATCGACGTGTCGCTGAACCTGTTCGTGCTGGCGTTGCTGGCCTTGTTCGTGGCGCTGTACGTGATCGTTCGCGTGCTGCGCAACATCTACAAGATGCCGGAACGCGTGGCCGCGTACCGCAATCGCCAGCGCAGCCGTCGCGCGAACATTGCGCTGCGCGATGCCGTGGCGAATCTCTTTGCGGGACGTTATACGCGCGCAGAGAAGGCGGCACGCGAAGCGGCCGAGCAGGACGACAATCGTGGCGTGGCCGCGATCATCGGTGCGCGTGCAGCGCATCGCATGCGCGAATTCGCACGGCGCGATGCCTGGCTGACGGAAGCGCAAGGGGCGAATCTCGAAGAAGCACGTTTGTTGCAGACGGCCGAATTGCGCGTCGACACGCGCGATGCCGAGGGCGCGCTCGAAGCGCTGACGGAAATGCGTGCGCAGGGTGCACGTCGCATGCAGGCGCAGCTTGTCGCCCTGCGGGCTCATCAGCATCTCAAGCACTGGCCCGAGGTGCTGAATCTGCTCAAGGTGCTGGAAAAGCGCGAGGCGCTGCATCCGGCGTTGGCCGCGAAGCTCAAGCAGACAGCGAGCGAGGGCATTCTGCGCGACCATCGTCACGATGCGGACGCACTGCTCAAATGCTGGCAAGAACTGCCTGCGGACGCGCGTACTTCGGCACGGACTGCCGATGTCGCCGCCGAGCTGCTGATTTCGCTGGACCGTCCGCGCGAAGCGCGCGACATCGTCGAAGCTGCGCTGGCCGAGCATTGGGATGGCCGTTTGCTGCGCCGCTATGCGGAGTGCGCCGGTGCAGACGCCTTACCGCTCATCCAGAAGGCGGAAGCGTGGCAGCAGCGTCACCCGAACGACCCCGATCTGCTCTACGCGCTGGGCAAGCTGTGCCAGCATCAGCGTTTGTGGGGCAAGGCGCAGACGTTCCTCGAAGGGGCGCTGCGTCATACGGCCGACCGGCATCTGCAACAGCGTCTGCATCTGGCGCTCGCACAGCTCTTCGAAGGGCTGGGGCAGATGGATCAGGCGAATCGTCACTACCGGGCGTGCGCCACGGCGTGA
- the argH gene encoding argininosuccinate lyase, translating to MTSQLHKKGEAWSARFSEPVSDLVKRYTASVFFDKRLALFDIEGSLAHADMLAAQGIVSAQDLADIQRGMTQIRGEIEGGQFEWQLDLEDVHLNIEARLTALIGDAGKRLHTGRSRNDQVATDIRLWLRSEIDNIGTHLGDLRRALLDLAEQHSATILPGFTHLQVAQPVTFGHHLMAYFEMFSRDAERMLDVRRRVNRLPLGAAALAGTSYPIDRERVAATLGFEEVCTNSLDAVSDRDFAIEFTAAAALVMTHVSRFSEELVLWMSPRVGFIDLADRFCTGSSIMPQKKNPDVPELARGKTGRVNGHLIALLTLMKGQPLAYNKDNQEDKEPLFDTVDTVIDTLRIFADMVPGIKVREANMRNAALQGFSTATDLADYLVKKGLPFRDAHEIVAHAVKICSDRDIDLADLSLAELQKFSPLVGEDVFEYLTLEGSVASRNHIGGTAPAQVQRAIAAARAKLAK from the coding sequence ATGACCTCCCAACTCCACAAGAAAGGCGAAGCCTGGTCGGCACGCTTTTCCGAACCCGTTTCCGATCTCGTCAAGCGCTACACCGCGTCGGTGTTCTTCGACAAGCGCCTCGCGCTGTTCGACATCGAAGGCTCGCTCGCCCACGCCGACATGCTGGCGGCGCAAGGCATCGTCAGCGCACAGGATCTGGCCGACATTCAGCGCGGCATGACGCAGATTCGCGGCGAAATCGAAGGCGGTCAGTTCGAGTGGCAACTGGATCTCGAAGACGTCCACCTCAATATCGAAGCCCGCCTGACCGCCCTGATCGGCGACGCGGGCAAGCGCCTGCACACGGGCCGCTCGCGTAACGATCAGGTCGCGACGGACATCCGTCTGTGGCTGCGCAGCGAGATCGACAACATCGGCACGCACCTCGGCGACCTGCGCCGCGCGTTGCTGGATCTGGCCGAACAGCACAGCGCCACGATCCTGCCGGGCTTCACCCACCTGCAAGTCGCACAGCCGGTGACGTTCGGTCATCACCTGATGGCTTACTTCGAGATGTTCAGCCGCGATGCCGAGCGCATGCTCGACGTGCGTCGTCGCGTGAACCGTCTGCCGCTAGGCGCTGCCGCCCTCGCCGGCACGAGCTACCCGATCGATCGTGAGCGCGTGGCCGCAACGCTGGGCTTCGAAGAGGTCTGCACGAACTCGCTCGACGCCGTGTCGGATCGCGATTTCGCCATCGAATTCACGGCCGCCGCCGCGCTCGTGATGACGCACGTCTCGCGCTTCTCGGAAGAACTGGTCCTGTGGATGAGCCCGCGTGTGGGATTCATCGATCTGGCCGACCGCTTCTGCACGGGCAGCTCGATCATGCCGCAGAAGAAGAATCCGGACGTGCCGGAACTGGCGCGTGGCAAGACCGGCCGCGTCAATGGGCATCTGATCGCCCTGCTCACGCTCATGAAGGGCCAGCCCCTCGCGTACAACAAGGACAATCAGGAAGACAAGGAGCCGCTGTTCGATACGGTCGACACCGTGATCGACACGCTGCGCATCTTTGCGGACATGGTGCCGGGCATCAAGGTGCGCGAAGCCAATATGCGTAACGCAGCGCTGCAAGGCTTCTCGACGGCGACCGATCTGGCCGACTATCTCGTGAAGAAGGGTCTGCCGTTCCGCGACGCCCACGAGATCGTCGCCCACGCCGTGAAGATCTGCTCGGATCGCGACATCGATCTGGCCGATCTCTCGCTCGCCGAATTGCAGAAGTTCTCGCCGCTCGTCGGGGAGGACGTCTTCGAATACCTCACGCTCGAAGGCTCCGTCGCCAGCCGCAACCACATCGGCGGCACCG
- a CDS encoding uroporphyrinogen-III C-methyltransferase, with product MTTDNRVPESSQNPSASTGPTAHSTATGGATYSTSGSPPAWQPPEPPQKRRGSGAALPWLLFVLVAAGAGIGGWSLNQKLDRVQQEMARRQQTGDAQVLQAQVRTAQALDNQRDLQNRLTSLEGRVSDARGQQAALEQLYQELAHNRDEWVLAETEQIVTSANQQLQLTGNVRGALIALEGADARLARTGAPQLAGVRDALKKDIDRLKAVPAADLPQLTGKLDQAIAMIDTLPLQAEEQRVAPKADGTGPSGAGETGWTATWQRLSGEMLGSLKQLVQVRRLDDPDVMLVAPEQGAFLRANLKLRLLNARLALLARNASAVHSDVQVAEAALDKYFDAKSRRIAAVKTLLDQVDSGSRTIELPTLDASLTAIGQVKDVKEKP from the coding sequence ATGACGACAGATAATCGCGTTCCAGAGTCTTCCCAGAACCCGTCGGCGTCGACCGGCCCGACGGCACATTCCACGGCGACCGGCGGTGCGACGTACAGCACTTCCGGCAGCCCGCCCGCGTGGCAACCACCCGAGCCGCCGCAAAAGCGTCGCGGCTCCGGTGCGGCGCTCCCCTGGCTGCTCTTCGTGCTTGTCGCGGCGGGGGCCGGTATCGGCGGGTGGTCGCTCAACCAGAAGCTCGACCGCGTGCAGCAGGAAATGGCGCGCCGTCAGCAAACGGGCGATGCGCAGGTCCTGCAGGCACAGGTCCGTACCGCGCAGGCGCTCGACAATCAGCGCGATCTTCAGAATCGGCTCACTTCGCTGGAAGGGCGTGTGTCCGACGCACGCGGCCAGCAAGCTGCGCTCGAACAGCTCTATCAGGAACTCGCGCACAACCGCGACGAATGGGTGCTGGCCGAGACCGAGCAGATCGTCACGAGTGCGAATCAACAGCTTCAACTGACGGGCAACGTGCGAGGTGCGCTGATTGCGCTCGAAGGGGCGGATGCGCGTCTGGCCCGCACGGGCGCACCGCAACTCGCCGGTGTGCGCGATGCGCTGAAGAAAGACATCGACCGCCTCAAGGCCGTACCGGCCGCCGATCTGCCGCAACTCACCGGCAAGCTCGATCAGGCCATCGCCATGATCGATACGTTGCCGTTGCAGGCCGAGGAGCAGCGCGTCGCACCGAAGGCGGACGGCACCGGCCCCAGCGGCGCGGGCGAGACCGGCTGGACGGCGACGTGGCAGCGCCTGAGCGGTGAAATGCTCGGCAGCCTGAAGCAACTGGTACAGGTGCGTCGTCTCGACGATCCGGATGTGATGCTCGTGGCCCCCGAGCAGGGCGCGTTTTTGCGTGCGAACCTGAAGCTGCGTCTGCTCAATGCACGTCTGGCGCTGCTCGCACGCAACGCCTCGGCCGTGCACAGCGACGTGCAGGTCGCCGAGGCTGCGCTCGACAAGTATTTCGACGCCAAGTCGCGCCGCATCGCCGCCGTCAAAACGTTGCTCGATCAGGTCGATTCCGGCTCGCGCACCATCGAACTGCCGACCCTTGACGCCAGCCTGACCGCCATCGGTCAGGTCAAGGACGTCAAGGAAAAGCCGTAA
- a CDS encoding uroporphyrinogen-III synthase — translation MTSRAPRAAAPSSAVDAAAGTDLRAVAAPVAPCAILTRPDGQAQSLAARLHVEGIDTLDFPLLHIAAQTDPAALAALDDALRSLTSYALAVFVSPNAVVHALSRWGHLQTPGGAADDGEIAVRWPETLPVAVVGPGSAQALAEAGIAAPAHRVIVPPGGPEARFDSEALLEQLDLPALAGRRVLLMRGDGGRELLADTLRANGTQVDIVSAYTRRAPEPDAATWAALEARLVSPQRCAWVLTSSEAVRHLSTLLATRYGTRDGAHTPRTPQVLAQILSAPCFTSHTRIADAARAAGFDRITQCAPGDDNLLAALKTWADPIQVKHDDR, via the coding sequence TTGACGTCGCGCGCGCCGCGTGCAGCGGCTCCGTCCTCAGCCGTCGATGCCGCTGCTGGCACTGACCTTCGGGCCGTCGCCGCGCCGGTCGCGCCGTGCGCGATCCTGACGCGCCCGGACGGACAGGCGCAGTCGCTGGCCGCCCGGCTGCACGTCGAGGGCATCGATACGCTCGATTTTCCGCTGTTGCACATTGCGGCGCAGACCGATCCGGCGGCGCTTGCTGCGCTCGACGATGCGCTGCGTTCGCTCACGTCGTACGCGCTGGCCGTCTTTGTCTCGCCTAACGCTGTGGTGCATGCGCTGTCGCGATGGGGGCATCTGCAAACCCCTGGCGGTGCGGCTGACGATGGCGAGATCGCCGTGCGCTGGCCCGAGACGCTGCCGGTGGCCGTCGTCGGCCCGGGCAGTGCACAAGCGCTGGCCGAAGCGGGTATTGCGGCACCGGCGCATCGCGTGATCGTCCCGCCGGGCGGACCGGAGGCACGCTTCGACTCGGAAGCCTTGCTCGAACAACTGGATCTGCCGGCGCTGGCCGGTCGCCGCGTGCTGCTGATGCGCGGGGACGGCGGGCGCGAGTTGCTGGCCGACACGCTGCGGGCCAACGGCACGCAGGTCGATATCGTGAGCGCGTACACGCGTCGTGCGCCCGAACCGGACGCCGCCACGTGGGCCGCACTCGAAGCCCGGCTGGTTTCGCCGCAGCGATGCGCGTGGGTGCTGACCAGCTCCGAAGCGGTCCGGCATCTGAGCACACTGTTGGCTACACGCTACGGCACCCGCGACGGTGCGCACACGCCGCGCACCCCGCAGGTACTCGCGCAGATCCTCAGTGCACCGTGCTTTACATCGCATACCCGCATCGCGGATGCCGCGCGTGCCGCGGGGTTTGATAGGATTACGCAGTGCGCGCCCGGCGACGACAACTTGCTGGCCGCACTCAAAACATGGGCGGATCCCATTCAAGTCAAGCATGACGACAGATAA
- the ppc gene encoding phosphoenolpyruvate carboxylase: MKSSAKAKAPKEGRAKSVGKTSPAKAAAAVSSPPSKRPGQKVNGQDKSTAIAAAPKVRRSREDKDAPLREDIRFLGRLLGDVLREQQGSDAFDLVETIRQNAVRFHREGDRSAAKALDSLLNGLTNEQAIQVVRAFSYFSHLANIAEDRHHNRRRRVHALAGSRAQRGSLSAALQSLKDAGRDDPATLQAFFASALIVPVLTAHPTEVQRKSILDAEREIARLLEHRDDALTERESSRNTDSMRAYVTTLWQTRMLRSSRLTVADEIENALSYYRSTFLSEIPALYDDVAAELHDAVPSVRSEGLGRFLQMGSWIGGDRDGNPNVTAQTLQLAITRQATEIFAHYLEEVHLLGAELSVSQLLAGASDALLTLARRSPDDSPHRTDEPYRRALIGVYARLAATARDWVGHVPHRGAVGNASPYHDASEFISDLNTVVASLMAHHGSALVSQRLGPLVRAAEVFGFHLASIDLRQSSDIHEAVIAELFAKAGVEANYAKLDEREKLALLLGELREARPLFSPYLDYSQRTRDELAVFSAARDIRARFGARAVRNYIISHTETVSDLVEVMLLQKETGLFQGALDSDGGDSTKGVASKVGPMVIPLFETIADLRNAPVIMREFFDIPGMSNVVTLQGGEQEVMLGYSDSNKDGGFLTSNWELYKAELALVRLFEEKGIRLRLFHGRGGTVGRGGGPTYQAILSRPPGTVNGQIRLTEQGEIIASKFANPEIGRRNLETIVAATLEATLLPSLNQPPRLAAYEQVMQTLSDTAFSAYRDLVYETPGFTDYFFSATPIAEIAELNIGSRPASRKFSDPKHRRIEDLRAIPWGFSWGQCRLLLTGWYGFGSAVSAYLEGDGSKADAAGRDKRLDTLRQMVKRWPFFANLLSNMDMVLAKTDLAVASRYAELVADEKLRKRVFSRIVDEWQSTSQALALITGHDERLADNPMLARSIKNRFPYLDPLNHLQVELLRRHRAGESDERARRGIHLSINGIAAGLRNTG; the protein is encoded by the coding sequence ATGAAGAGCAGCGCAAAGGCAAAAGCCCCGAAAGAGGGCCGGGCCAAGTCGGTCGGCAAGACGTCCCCCGCGAAGGCAGCAGCCGCGGTTTCATCCCCCCCATCCAAGCGCCCGGGCCAGAAGGTCAACGGGCAGGACAAGTCCACTGCCATCGCCGCCGCGCCCAAAGTGCGCCGCTCGCGTGAGGACAAGGACGCGCCGCTGCGGGAGGACATCCGTTTTCTCGGCCGCCTGCTGGGCGACGTGCTGCGCGAGCAACAGGGCAGCGACGCCTTCGATCTGGTCGAGACCATTCGCCAGAACGCGGTGCGCTTTCACCGCGAAGGCGACCGCAGCGCCGCCAAGGCGCTCGATTCGCTGCTCAACGGGCTGACCAACGAGCAGGCCATTCAGGTCGTGCGCGCCTTCAGCTACTTCTCGCACCTCGCGAACATCGCCGAAGACCGGCACCATAACCGTCGCCGTCGCGTGCACGCGCTCGCCGGCAGCCGCGCCCAGCGGGGCAGCCTGAGCGCTGCGCTGCAAAGCCTGAAAGACGCCGGACGCGACGACCCCGCCACGCTGCAAGCCTTCTTCGCCAGCGCGCTCATCGTGCCGGTGCTCACCGCCCACCCGACCGAAGTTCAGCGCAAGAGCATTCTCGACGCCGAGCGCGAAATCGCCCGTCTGCTGGAACATCGTGACGACGCCCTCACGGAGCGCGAGTCGTCGCGCAACACCGATTCGATGCGCGCTTACGTCACGACGCTGTGGCAGACCCGCATGCTGCGTAGCTCTCGTCTGACGGTGGCCGACGAAATCGAAAACGCGCTGTCGTATTACCGCAGCACGTTCCTGTCCGAAATCCCTGCGCTGTACGACGACGTTGCCGCCGAACTGCACGACGCCGTGCCGAGCGTGCGCTCGGAGGGGCTGGGGCGCTTCCTGCAAATGGGCAGCTGGATCGGCGGCGACCGCGACGGCAATCCGAACGTGACGGCGCAGACGCTGCAACTGGCGATCACGCGTCAGGCCACGGAAATCTTCGCGCATTACCTCGAAGAAGTGCACTTGCTGGGGGCGGAACTGTCCGTCTCGCAACTGCTCGCCGGTGCGAGCGACGCCCTGCTCACGCTGGCCCGCCGCTCGCCGGACGACTCGCCGCACCGCACCGACGAACCCTATCGACGCGCCCTCATCGGCGTGTACGCGCGACTGGCCGCGACTGCACGCGACTGGGTCGGCCATGTGCCGCATCGCGGCGCCGTCGGCAATGCCAGTCCGTATCACGACGCCAGCGAGTTCATCTCGGACCTCAATACGGTCGTCGCCTCGCTCATGGCACACCACGGCAGCGCGCTGGTCTCGCAGCGGCTCGGGCCGCTCGTGCGCGCCGCCGAAGTGTTCGGCTTTCACCTCGCGAGCATCGACCTGCGTCAAAGCTCCGACATTCACGAAGCGGTCATTGCCGAGTTGTTCGCGAAGGCGGGCGTCGAAGCGAATTACGCCAAACTCGACGAGCGCGAAAAGCTTGCGCTGCTGCTGGGCGAACTGCGCGAGGCGCGTCCGCTCTTCTCGCCGTACCTCGACTACTCGCAACGCACCCGCGACGAACTCGCCGTGTTCTCGGCGGCGCGCGACATCCGCGCCCGCTTCGGCGCACGCGCGGTTCGCAACTACATCATCTCGCACACGGAAACCGTGAGCGATCTGGTCGAAGTCATGCTGCTGCAAAAGGAGACGGGACTCTTTCAGGGCGCGCTCGACAGCGACGGCGGCGACAGTACGAAGGGCGTCGCATCGAAGGTCGGCCCGATGGTCATCCCGCTGTTCGAGACGATTGCCGACTTGCGCAACGCGCCCGTCATCATGCGGGAGTTCTTCGACATCCCCGGCATGTCGAACGTCGTGACGCTGCAAGGCGGCGAGCAGGAAGTGATGCTCGGGTATTCCGACAGCAACAAGGACGGCGGCTTCCTCACGTCCAACTGGGAGCTGTACAAGGCCGAACTGGCGCTGGTGCGTCTGTTTGAGGAAAAGGGCATTCGTCTGCGCCTCTTCCACGGCCGTGGCGGCACCGTCGGCCGTGGCGGTGGCCCGACATATCAGGCCATTCTGTCGCGGCCGCCGGGCACCGTGAACGGTCAGATCCGTCTGACGGAGCAAGGCGAGATCATCGCCAGCAAGTTCGCGAACCCGGAGATCGGACGCCGCAATCTGGAGACCATCGTCGCCGCCACGCTCGAAGCCACGCTGCTGCCGAGTCTGAATCAACCGCCGCGTCTGGCCGCGTACGAGCAGGTCATGCAGACGCTCTCGGACACGGCCTTCAGCGCGTATCGCGATCTGGTCTACGAAACGCCGGGCTTCACCGACTACTTCTTCTCGGCCACGCCGATTGCCGAAATCGCCGAGCTGAACATCGGCTCGCGTCCCGCGTCGCGCAAATTCTCCGATCCGAAGCACCGTCGCATCGAAGACCTGCGCGCGATTCCTTGGGGCTTCTCGTGGGGGCAGTGCCGCTTGCTGCTCACCGGCTGGTACGGGTTCGGCAGCGCGGTGAGTGCGTATCTCGAAGGCGACGGCAGCAAGGCCGACGCCGCCGGGCGCGATAAACGTCTCGACACGTTGCGTCAGATGGTCAAACGCTGGCCGTTCTTCGCGAACCTGCTCTCGAATATGGACATGGTGCTCGCCAAGACGGATCTGGCCGTGGCATCGCGTTACGCCGAACTGGTGGCCGACGAAAAGCTGCGCAAGCGCGTGTTCAGCCGGATCGTCGACGAATGGCAGAGCACGTCGCAGGCGCTGGCGCTGATCACCGGGCACGACGAGCGCCTGGCGGACAATCCGATGCTCGCGCGCTCGATCAAGAACCGCTTCCCGTACCTCGACCCGCTCAATCACTTGCAGGTCGAACTGCTGCGCCGTCACCGCGCCGGGGAATCGGACGAGCGGGCGCGTCGCGGCATCCATCTGTCGATCAACGGCATCGCAGCGGGCCTTCGCAACACGGGCTGA